One segment of Fusobacterium massiliense DNA contains the following:
- the disA gene encoding DNA integrity scanning diadenylate cyclase DisA: protein MTDNKLIDILAKVAPGTPLRAGIDNILAAGIGALIVIGYDDEVEKVRDGGFNINCKYSPEKIFELSKMDGAIILSEDCTEILYANVHIQPSKIYTTTESGTRHRTAERTAKQLKREVIAISERKKVVTLYKGDIKYRLKNLEELNIEVSQYLKILESYRHVLNRNLDNLTILELDDLVTVLDVANVLQRFEIVRRIRAELSRYLVELGTSGRAAGIQVSELIFELDLEEENFLKDYLEDEIEINDVKKILSSLSDSELLEIENLAFALGYNKSYTVLDNKINAKGYRILEKISKLTKKDVEKIIITFNNIADLQEASDDDLVAIKISKFKIKALRAGINRLKFTIEMQK, encoded by the coding sequence ATGACTGATAATAAATTAATAGATATATTAGCAAAAGTAGCTCCAGGAACACCACTTAGAGCTGGAATAGATAATATTTTGGCTGCAGGAATAGGAGCTTTGATAGTTATAGGATATGATGATGAAGTTGAAAAAGTTAGAGATGGGGGCTTTAATATTAATTGTAAATATAGCCCTGAAAAAATATTTGAATTATCAAAAATGGACGGAGCTATTATTTTGAGTGAAGATTGCACAGAAATACTTTATGCAAATGTCCATATTCAACCTAGTAAAATATATACTACAACAGAAAGTGGAACTAGACATAGAACAGCTGAAAGAACTGCAAAACAACTAAAAAGAGAGGTTATAGCTATTTCAGAAAGAAAAAAAGTTGTAACTTTGTATAAAGGTGATATTAAATATAGATTAAAAAATTTAGAAGAATTAAATATAGAAGTTTCTCAATATTTAAAAATATTAGAAAGTTATAGACATGTTTTAAATAGAAATCTAGATAATTTAACAATATTAGAATTAGATGACCTTGTAACTGTACTAGATGTTGCAAATGTATTACAAAGATTTGAAATTGTTAGAAGAATAAGAGCAGAGTTATCAAGATATTTAGTTGAGTTAGGAACTTCTGGAAGAGCAGCTGGAATACAAGTTTCGGAGCTTATATTTGAATTAGATTTAGAAGAAGAAAATTTCTTAAAAGATTATCTTGAAGACGAAATTGAAATAAATGATGTAAAAAAAATACTATCTTCTCTATCTGACTCAGAGTTATTAGAAATAGAAAATTTAGCTTTTGCTCTAGGATATAATAAGTCTTATACAGTATTAGACAATAAAATTAATGCAAAAGGGTATAGAATTTTAGAAAAAATAAGTAAATTAACAAAAAAAGATGTTGAGAAAATTATAATAACTTTTAATAATATTGCTGACTTACAAGAAGCATCGGATGATGATTTAGTAGCTATAAAAATAAGTAAATTTAAAATAAAAGCGTTGAGAGCTGGTATAAATAGATTGAAATTTACAATAGAGATGCAAAAATAA
- the radA gene encoding DNA repair protein RadA, with protein sequence MATKGTMYYCVECGYRSAKWLGRCPQCASWSSFEEEDDLPKDVKKAINNASNSNSDLKVYEFKDIEYKDEDRYKTSYAEFDRLLGGGLLKGEVVLITGNPGIGKSTLLLQVVNSYKKYGEVLYISGEESPAQIKNRGERLKISGDGIYIMAEMDILNIYEYVVTRKPKVVVVDSIQTLYNSTMDSISGTPTQIRECTLKIIEMAKKYNISFFIVGHITKDGKVAGPKLLEHMVDAVFNFEGEEGLYYRILRSIKNRFGSTNEIAVFSMEENGMKEIKNSSEYFLSEREEKNIGSMVVPILEGTKVFLLEIQSLIVDSGIGIPRRVVQGYDKNRIQILTAIAERKLNVPLGTKDLFVNVPGGLSIEDPAADLGVLISILSVSRGFAISQKIAAIGELGLRGEIRKVFFVDKRLKELEKLGFLGVYVPESNRKEIEKKKYKLKIIYLKTLDDLLERMKKND encoded by the coding sequence ATGGCTACGAAAGGAACGATGTATTATTGTGTTGAATGTGGTTATAGAAGTGCAAAATGGCTTGGAAGATGTCCACAATGTGCTTCTTGGTCAAGTTTTGAGGAAGAAGATGATTTACCAAAAGATGTAAAAAAAGCTATTAATAATGCTAGTAATTCGAATTCTGATTTAAAAGTGTATGAATTTAAAGATATAGAATATAAGGACGAAGATAGATATAAAACTTCTTATGCCGAATTTGACAGATTATTAGGAGGAGGACTTTTAAAAGGAGAAGTTGTACTAATAACAGGAAATCCTGGCATAGGAAAATCAACTTTACTTTTACAGGTTGTAAATTCATACAAGAAATATGGAGAAGTATTATACATATCTGGGGAAGAATCTCCCGCTCAAATAAAGAACAGAGGAGAAAGATTAAAAATTTCCGGTGATGGAATCTATATCATGGCTGAAATGGATATTTTAAATATCTATGAGTATGTTGTTACAAGAAAACCAAAAGTTGTAGTGGTAGATTCAATCCAAACCTTATATAATTCGACAATGGATTCTATTTCTGGAACTCCTACGCAAATAAGAGAATGTACTTTAAAAATTATTGAAATGGCTAAAAAATATAATATTTCTTTCTTTATTGTTGGACATATAACAAAAGATGGAAAAGTAGCAGGTCCAAAACTTCTTGAACATATGGTTGATGCAGTTTTCAATTTTGAAGGAGAAGAGGGGCTTTACTATAGAATTTTAAGAAGTATTAAAAATAGATTTGGTTCAACAAATGAGATTGCTGTTTTTAGTATGGAAGAAAATGGAATGAAAGAAATAAAAAATTCATCTGAGTATTTTTTAAGTGAAAGAGAAGAAAAAAATATAGGAAGTATGGTAGTTCCAATTTTGGAAGGAACAAAAGTTTTTTTATTAGAAATTCAATCTTTAATTGTAGACAGTGGAATTGGAATACCTAGAAGAGTTGTTCAGGGCTATGATAAAAATAGAATACAAATATTAACAGCCATAGCTGAAAGAAAATTAAATGTTCCATTAGGAACAAAAGATTTATTTGTAAATGTACCAGGAGGACTTTCAATAGAAGACCCTGCTGCAGATTTAGGAGTCTTAATATCAATTTTATCAGTATCAAGAGGTTTTGCAATAAGCCAAAAAATTGCAGCCATAGGAGAGCTAGGACTAAGAGGAGAAATAAGAAAAGTATTTTTCGTAGATAAAAGGCTAAAAGAATTAGAAAAATTAGGTTTTTTAGGTGTTTATGTTCCTGAATCTAATAGAAAAGAAATAGAAAAAAAGAAATATAAATTAAAAATAATTTATCTTAAAACTTTAGATGATTTATTGGAAAGGATGAAAAAAAATGACTGA
- the coaD gene encoding pantetheine-phosphate adenylyltransferase, protein MKVAVYAGSFDPITKGHQDIIERALKIVDKLIVVVMNNSRKSYWFNLEERKDLISRIYKENERVEVQEHAGLLVDFMLKNSSCILIKGLRDIRDFSEEMTYSFANKKLSDGKVDTFFIPTSEKYTYVSSTFVKELAYYEQDLTEYVDKENINIVLDRAKKYRG, encoded by the coding sequence ATGAAAGTAGCCGTTTATGCTGGAAGTTTTGATCCAATAACAAAGGGACATCAAGATATTATAGAAAGAGCATTAAAGATAGTAGATAAGTTAATAGTTGTTGTAATGAATAATTCTAGAAAAAGTTATTGGTTTAACCTAGAAGAAAGAAAAGACTTAATAAGTAGAATTTATAAAGAAAATGAAAGAGTTGAAGTCCAAGAACATGCAGGTTTATTGGTTGATTTTATGCTAAAAAATTCTTCTTGTATTCTGATTAAAGGGTTGAGAGATATTAGGGATTTTTCTGAAGAAATGACTTATTCTTTTGCAAATAAAAAGTTATCAGATGGAAAAGTTGACACTTTCTTTATTCCAACATCTGAGAAATATACTTATGTGAGTTCGACCTTTGTAAAAGAGTTAGCATATTATGAACAAGATTTAACTGAATATGTAGATAAAGAAAATATAAATATAGTATTAGATAGAGCAAAGAAATATAGAGGTTAA
- a CDS encoding ribonuclease E/G, translating into MQRLIFNKNKYEIKIAYTVNEKLEEIYISNIFQKEIIGNIYKGKVVDILNEGKIVFLDIGLEKNAFLSFENKNDGYLKDKISIGDNLIVQVLISERDSKGAKVSLDYSINSKNMVLLPYSNGISISKKIKDEAKKEKLKKFFEIYSELEEKGIIFRTSSENIDLDVLEKEYKKILEINIDITKKFNQKKIGLLFDNNIIIDKVLNKKNIDEVDEIITNDEETYSYIKEYLEKNNKFEILRKMKKYFLDENIFQKYNIKKQIDTALSKKVWLQSGGYLIIEKTEALVSIDVNTGRSVSDDLEKTIFQTNLEASEEIARQVKLRNLSGIIIIDFINMRKLKYKKIVLDNLKENLKKDSAETYVFDYTELDLVQMTRKNEGKYLFEYYLDKKLSFNENEFNFLEERIILNLIEELDYLKEDKDIKNIKIRISKNLEKILEEVFKKEFFIKNIVIENDKNLENTYKIELYK; encoded by the coding sequence ATGCAAAGATTAATATTTAATAAGAATAAATATGAAATAAAAATTGCATACACTGTAAATGAAAAACTAGAGGAAATTTATATTTCTAATATTTTTCAAAAAGAAATTATAGGAAATATCTATAAAGGTAAGGTTGTAGATATTTTAAATGAAGGAAAAATTGTTTTTTTAGATATAGGACTTGAAAAAAATGCCTTTTTATCATTTGAAAATAAGAATGATGGATATTTAAAAGATAAAATAAGTATAGGAGATAATTTAATAGTTCAAGTACTTATTTCAGAAAGGGATAGCAAGGGAGCAAAAGTAAGTTTAGATTATTCTATTAATAGTAAAAACATGGTTTTATTACCTTATTCCAATGGAATTTCTATATCTAAAAAAATAAAAGATGAAGCGAAGAAAGAAAAATTAAAAAAATTTTTTGAAATTTATAGTGAATTAGAGGAAAAAGGTATAATTTTTAGGACATCTTCTGAAAATATAGACTTAGATGTTTTAGAAAAAGAATACAAAAAAATACTAGAAATTAATATAGATATTACAAAAAAATTCAATCAAAAAAAAATAGGTTTATTATTTGATAATAATATAATTATTGATAAAGTCTTAAATAAAAAAAATATTGATGAAGTAGACGAAATTATTACTAATGATGAAGAAACTTATTCATATATAAAAGAATATTTAGAAAAAAATAATAAGTTTGAAATTTTAAGAAAAATGAAAAAATATTTTTTAGATGAGAATATTTTTCAAAAATATAATATAAAAAAGCAAATAGATACAGCACTTTCAAAAAAAGTATGGTTGCAATCTGGTGGATATTTGATTATTGAAAAAACAGAGGCTTTAGTAAGTATTGATGTAAACACTGGAAGAAGTGTAAGTGATGATTTGGAAAAAACTATATTTCAAACAAACTTAGAAGCGAGTGAAGAGATTGCAAGACAAGTAAAACTTAGAAATTTATCTGGAATTATAATAATAGATTTTATTAATATGAGAAAGCTAAAATATAAAAAAATTGTTTTAGACAATTTAAAAGAAAACTTAAAAAAAGATAGTGCTGAAACATATGTGTTTGATTATACAGAGCTAGATTTAGTTCAAATGACAAGAAAGAATGAAGGAAAATATCTTTTTGAATACTATTTAGATAAAAAATTATCTTTTAATGAAAATGAATTTAATTTTTTAGAAGAAAGAATTATTTTAAATCTAATAGAGGAGTTAGATTATTTAAAGGAAGATAAGGATATAAAAAATATAAAAATAAGAATTTCAAAAAATTTAGAAAAAATCTTAGAAGAAGTATTTAAAAAAGAATTTTTTATTAAAAATATAGTGATTGAGAACGATAAAAATTTAGAAAATACATATAAAATAGAACTTTATAAATAA
- a CDS encoding elongator complex protein 3 yields MKHYNIPVFISHFGCPNACVFCNQKKINGRETDVSLEDLKNIIESYLKTLPKNSIKQVAFFGGTFTGISMGLQREYLEVVKKYIDNGDVEGVRISTRPECIDDEILTQLKKYGVKTIELGVQSLDDEVLKATGRNYNYEIVKKSCDLIKKYGFELGVQLMIGLPKSTLESDFLSAIKSLDFNPDIARIYPTLVIKGTELEYMYKAQKYKALEIEEAVERTVKIYSLLEKNKVNIIRVGLQPSEDLTADGVIIAGPFHPAFRDLVENKLYFNFLKRIYERENTLNIEVNEKNISKIVGQKGINKKLFYPNFKIKINNNLDINVLKINENIYKRENIL; encoded by the coding sequence ATGAAACATTATAATATACCAGTATTTATAAGTCATTTTGGTTGTCCAAATGCTTGTGTTTTTTGTAATCAAAAAAAAATAAACGGTAGAGAAACAGATGTTAGTTTGGAAGATTTAAAAAATATAATAGAAAGCTATTTAAAAACTCTTCCAAAAAATTCCATTAAACAGGTGGCATTTTTTGGTGGAACTTTTACTGGCATATCTATGGGGTTACAAAGAGAATATCTTGAGGTTGTTAAGAAATATATTGATAATGGAGATGTTGAAGGTGTAAGAATTTCAACAAGACCAGAATGTATAGATGATGAAATATTAACTCAGTTAAAAAAATACGGAGTAAAGACTATCGAATTAGGAGTACAATCTTTAGATGATGAAGTTTTAAAGGCGACAGGAAGAAACTATAATTATGAAATAGTTAAAAAATCGTGTGATTTAATTAAAAAATACGGATTTGAATTAGGAGTTCAACTAATGATAGGACTACCAAAGTCAACTTTGGAAAGTGATTTTTTATCAGCTATTAAATCTTTAGATTTTAATCCAGATATTGCAAGAATATATCCTACACTCGTTATAAAAGGAACAGAATTAGAATATATGTATAAAGCTCAAAAATATAAAGCATTAGAGATAGAAGAGGCTGTTGAAAGAACAGTAAAAATATATTCACTTCTTGAAAAGAATAAAGTTAATATAATAAGAGTAGGTTTGCAACCAAGTGAAGATTTAACTGCTGATGGAGTTATTATAGCTGGTCCATTTCATCCAGCTTTTAGAGATTTAGTAGAAAATAAACTATATTTTAATTTTTTAAAAAGAATCTATGAAAGAGAAAATACTTTAAATATTGAAGTCAATGAAAAAAATATTTCAAAAATTGTAGGTCAAAAGGGGATTAATAAAAAATTATTTTATCCAAACTTTAAAATAAAGATAAATAATAATTTAGATATAAATGTTTTAAAAATTAACGAAAATATTTATAAACGAGAAAATATTTTATAG
- the rnc gene encoding ribonuclease III: protein MKNLLDLEHRLNYYFNNRTLLKTALIHKSFGNENRKYKNVSNERLELLGDAVLDLVVAEYLYKKYQNASEGMIAKMKSMVVSEPILAKITRKIGTSDFLMLSRGEELSGGRDRESILADLFEAVLGAIYMDSGIDEARTFVLNYIKEYIEHVEENEEILDFKSILQEYIQKKFKIVPTYEMISTKGPDHLREFEIEVTAKTFKERAVARNKKKAEQLAAKKLCERLGVKYNETL, encoded by the coding sequence ATGAAAAATCTATTAGATTTAGAGCATAGATTAAATTATTATTTTAATAATAGGACTTTATTAAAAACAGCTCTCATTCATAAATCCTTTGGTAATGAAAATAGAAAATATAAAAATGTAAGTAATGAAAGACTAGAACTGCTAGGAGATGCAGTTCTAGATCTTGTCGTTGCAGAATACTTATATAAAAAATATCAAAATGCATCTGAAGGAATGATAGCTAAGATGAAATCAATGGTTGTAAGTGAACCTATACTAGCTAAAATAACTAGGAAAATAGGAACTTCAGATTTTTTAATGCTTAGTAGGGGAGAGGAATTATCTGGAGGTAGAGATAGGGAATCAATACTTGCAGATCTGTTTGAAGCTGTTCTTGGAGCTATTTATATGGATTCGGGAATTGATGAAGCTAGAACTTTTGTTTTAAATTATATAAAAGAATATATAGAACATGTTGAGGAAAATGAAGAGATTTTAGATTTCAAAAGTATATTGCAAGAGTATATTCAGAAAAAGTTTAAAATCGTACCAACTTATGAAATGATAAGTACAAAAGGACCAGATCATCTAAGAGAATTTGAAATAGAAGTTACAGCAAAAACTTTTAAAGAAAGAGCTGTTGCAAGAAATAAGAAAAAAGCTGAACAATTAGCAGCAAAAAAATTGTGTGAAAGACTTGGAGTAAAGTATAATGAAACATTATAA
- the fabF gene encoding beta-ketoacyl-ACP synthase II: MKRVVVTGLGLISSLGIGLEKSWEKLINGESGIDLITSYDIENEAVKIAGEVKDFEPTEYGIEKKEVKKLARNTQFALVATKMALEDANLKIDENNADEIGVLVSSGIGGIEVLEEQYKTMLDKGARRISPFTIPAMIENMAAGNIAIYYGAKGPNKSIVTACASGTHSIGDGFDLIRHGRAKAMIVGGTEACITSFCINSFNNMKALSGRNEEPKTASRPFSKDRDGFVMGEGAGILILEELETALARGAKIYAEMVGYGETCDAHHITAPVENGEGAIKAMRVALKDANLDIKDVTYINAHGTSTPTNDVVETRAIKGLFGEQAHNLYVSSTKGATGHGLGAAGGIEGVIIAKSIADGIIPPTINLHETEEECDLNYVPNKAIKTDVKVAMSNSLGFGGHNSVIIMKKFEK; encoded by the coding sequence ATGAAAAGAGTTGTAGTTACTGGATTAGGTCTTATTTCTTCATTAGGAATAGGTCTTGAAAAAAGTTGGGAAAAATTAATAAATGGAGAAAGTGGAATAGATTTAATAACATCTTATGATATTGAAAATGAAGCTGTGAAAATAGCAGGAGAAGTAAAAGATTTTGAACCTACTGAATATGGAATAGAAAAGAAGGAAGTAAAAAAATTAGCAAGAAATACTCAATTTGCTCTTGTTGCAACAAAAATGGCTCTTGAAGATGCAAATTTAAAAATCGATGAAAATAATGCTGATGAAATAGGAGTTTTAGTATCTTCTGGTATAGGTGGGATAGAAGTATTAGAAGAACAATATAAAACTATGCTTGATAAAGGAGCTAGAAGAATTTCTCCTTTTACTATACCAGCAATGATTGAAAATATGGCAGCAGGAAATATTGCTATTTATTATGGTGCAAAAGGACCAAATAAATCAATAGTTACAGCTTGTGCTTCTGGAACACATTCTATCGGAGATGGTTTTGATTTAATTCGTCATGGAAGAGCAAAAGCTATGATAGTTGGAGGAACTGAAGCTTGTATAACTTCATTTTGTATAAATTCTTTTAACAATATGAAAGCACTTTCTGGAAGAAATGAAGAACCAAAAACTGCTTCAAGACCTTTTTCAAAAGATAGAGATGGATTTGTAATGGGAGAAGGAGCAGGAATATTAATATTAGAAGAATTAGAAACTGCTTTAGCTAGAGGAGCAAAAATATATGCAGAAATGGTTGGATATGGAGAAACTTGTGATGCACACCATATTACAGCACCTGTTGAAAATGGAGAAGGAGCTATAAAAGCTATGAGAGTAGCATTAAAAGATGCTAATTTAGATATAAAAGATGTAACTTATATTAATGCACATGGAACATCAACTCCAACTAATGATGTTGTTGAAACTAGAGCAATAAAAGGACTTTTTGGTGAACAAGCTCATAATTTATATGTTTCATCTACAAAAGGAGCAACAGGTCATGGACTTGGAGCTGCTGGAGGAATTGAAGGGGTTATAATAGCTAAATCTATAGCTGATGGTATAATACCGCCAACTATAAATTTACATGAAACAGAAGAAGAATGTGATTTAAATTATGTTCCAAATAAAGCAATAAAAACAGATGTAAAAGTTGCAATGTCAAATTCATTAGGATTCGGAGGACATAACTCTGTAATTATAATGAAAAAATTTGAAAAATAA
- the acpP gene encoding acyl carrier protein, translating into MLDKVKEIIVEQLGVEADQIKPESNFVDDLGADSLDTVELIMAFEEEFGVEIPDTEAEKIKTVQDVINYIEANK; encoded by the coding sequence ATGTTAGATAAAGTAAAAGAAATTATAGTTGAACAATTAGGAGTGGAAGCTGATCAAATTAAACCTGAATCTAATTTCGTAGATGATTTAGGAGCAGACTCACTAGATACAGTTGAATTAATCATGGCTTTTGAAGAAGAATTTGGAGTAGAAATTCCAGATACTGAAGCAGAAAAAATCAAAACTGTTCAAGATGTTATCAACTATATAGAAGCAAATAAATAA
- the fabD gene encoding ACP S-malonyltransferase, with protein sequence MSKIAFVYPGQGTQYVGMGKELYDKNEKARELFDKIFNSLDLNLKEVMFEGTEELLKRTDYTQPAIVSFSLVLTELLKEKGIKADYVAGHSVGEFAAFGGADYLSVEDAVKLVAARGRIMKEVAEKVNGSMAAVLGMESEKIKEILKNIDGVVEAVNFNEPNQTVIAGEKVAIEKACVALKEAGAKRALPLAVSGPFHSSLMKEAGEKLKIEAENFNFNVGTTKIIANTTATELNTDIEVKDEIYRQSFGPVKWIDTINKLKELGVTKIYEIGPGKVLSGLIKKIDKDIEVINIENLEN encoded by the coding sequence ATGTCAAAAATAGCTTTTGTTTATCCAGGACAAGGAACACAATATGTCGGAATGGGAAAAGAACTATATGATAAAAATGAAAAAGCTAGAGAACTTTTTGATAAAATTTTTAATTCTTTAGATTTAAATTTAAAAGAAGTTATGTTTGAAGGAACAGAGGAATTATTAAAAAGAACAGACTATACTCAACCAGCTATAGTTAGTTTTAGCTTAGTTTTAACAGAACTTTTAAAAGAAAAAGGAATAAAAGCTGATTATGTTGCAGGGCATTCTGTTGGAGAATTTGCAGCTTTTGGTGGAGCGGATTATTTATCAGTAGAAGATGCAGTTAAATTAGTTGCTGCAAGAGGAAGAATTATGAAAGAAGTTGCTGAGAAAGTAAATGGAAGTATGGCAGCAGTTCTTGGAATGGAATCTGAAAAAATAAAAGAAATATTGAAAAATATTGATGGTGTAGTTGAAGCGGTTAATTTCAATGAACCTAATCAAACTGTTATAGCTGGTGAAAAAGTTGCTATTGAAAAAGCATGTGTTGCTTTAAAAGAAGCTGGAGCAAAAAGAGCATTACCTCTTGCTGTATCTGGACCATTTCATTCATCTTTAATGAAAGAAGCTGGAGAAAAATTGAAAATAGAAGCTGAAAATTTTAATTTTAATGTAGGAACTACAAAAATTATAGCAAATACAACAGCAACAGAATTAAATACAGATATTGAAGTTAAAGATGAAATATATAGACAAAGTTTTGGTCCTGTAAAATGGATAGATACTATAAATAAATTAAAAGAATTAGGTGTAACTAAAATATATGAAATTGGCCCTGGAAAAGTTTTATCTGGTTTAATTAAAAAGATTGATAAAGATATAGAAGTAATAAATATTGAAAATTTAGAAAATTAA
- a CDS encoding beta-ketoacyl-ACP synthase III has protein sequence MINVGIKGMGYYVPENIVTNFDLEKIVETSDEWIRTRTGIEERRFADKDEATSDLAYKAALKALENGKINKNDIDLIILATCTPDYMAQGAACLVQHKLGLTNIPCFDINAACSGFIYSLSVAHSMVSAKIFKNILVIGAETLSRIIDMQDRNTCVLFGDGAGAAIVGEVEEGYGILGFSIGAEGEDDMILKIPAGGTKKPNNEETIKNRENFLVMNGKEVFKFAVKVLPKVTLEALENAKLNVNDLNMIFPHQANLRIIDSASKRMGFPLEKFYINLNKYGNTSAASVGVALGEALEKGLVKKGDNIALTGFGAGLTYGSVVMKWAY, from the coding sequence TTGATAAATGTTGGAATAAAAGGAATGGGGTACTATGTTCCAGAAAATATAGTTACAAATTTTGATCTAGAAAAAATTGTTGAAACAAGTGATGAGTGGATTAGAACGAGAACTGGTATAGAGGAAAGAAGATTTGCAGACAAAGATGAAGCTACTTCTGATTTAGCATATAAAGCGGCTTTAAAAGCATTAGAAAATGGAAAAATTAATAAAAATGATATTGATTTAATAATTCTTGCAACTTGTACACCAGACTATATGGCTCAGGGAGCTGCATGTTTAGTACAACATAAGCTAGGCTTAACTAATATACCTTGTTTTGATATTAATGCAGCTTGTAGTGGATTTATTTATAGCCTTTCAGTTGCACATTCTATGGTTAGTGCTAAAATTTTTAAAAATATTTTAGTTATAGGAGCAGAAACATTATCAAGAATAATAGATATGCAAGATAGAAATACTTGTGTACTATTTGGAGATGGAGCAGGAGCGGCTATTGTAGGAGAAGTTGAAGAAGGTTATGGAATCTTAGGTTTTTCAATAGGAGCTGAAGGTGAAGATGATATGATACTTAAGATACCAGCTGGAGGAACAAAGAAACCAAACAATGAAGAAACAATAAAAAATAGAGAAAATTTCTTGGTTATGAATGGTAAAGAAGTATTTAAATTTGCAGTAAAAGTATTACCTAAAGTTACCTTGGAGGCTTTAGAAAATGCAAAGTTAAATGTTAATGATTTAAATATGATATTCCCACATCAGGCAAATTTAAGAATAATAGATTCTGCTTCAAAAAGAATGGGATTCCCATTAGAAAAATTTTATATAAACTTAAATAAATACGGGAATACTTCTGCGGCTTCAGTAGGAGTAGCTTTGGGAGAAGCTTTAGAAAAAGGTTTAGTAAAAAAAGGAGATAATATAGCTTTAACTGGATTTGGAGCAGGACTTACTTATGGTTCTGTTGTTATGAAGTGGGCATATTAA
- the plsX gene encoding phosphate acyltransferase PlsX: MKVALDAMSGDFAPFSTIKGAIEALEENKKLNIILVGKKEIVEEELKKYKYDDSRLEIENADDVIEMTDDPIKAVKDKKNSSMNVCIDLVKNGRAQASVSCGNTGALLASSQLKLKRIKGVLRPAIAVLFPNKKGEGTLFLDLGANADSKPEFLNQFAIMGSKYMEVFLNKKNPKVALLNIGEEESKGNELTRETYNLLKENKDINFAGNIESTRIMDGEVDVVVTDGFTGNILLKTTEGIGKFIFHIVKESILESLISKIGALLIKGSMKKVKKKIDASEYGGAIFLGLNELSIKAHGNSDDRAIKNALKVAGKFIESKFIEELRKIMEV, encoded by the coding sequence ATGAAAGTAGCTTTAGATGCTATGAGTGGAGATTTTGCCCCTTTCTCGACAATAAAAGGTGCTATTGAAGCTTTAGAAGAAAATAAAAAATTAAATATTATTTTAGTTGGAAAAAAAGAAATTGTAGAAGAAGAATTAAAGAAATATAAGTACGACGATTCAAGGTTAGAGATTGAAAATGCAGATGATGTTATAGAAATGACAGATGATCCTATAAAAGCTGTTAAAGATAAAAAAAATTCATCTATGAATGTTTGTATTGATTTGGTAAAAAATGGAAGAGCTCAAGCTTCTGTTTCTTGTGGAAATACAGGAGCTTTACTTGCTAGTAGTCAGTTAAAACTAAAAAGAATAAAAGGTGTCTTAAGACCAGCAATAGCTGTCTTATTTCCTAATAAAAAAGGAGAAGGAACTTTATTTTTAGATTTAGGAGCAAATGCAGATTCAAAACCAGAATTTTTAAATCAATTTGCAATAATGGGTTCTAAATATATGGAAGTATTTTTAAATAAAAAAAATCCAAAAGTTGCACTTCTAAATATAGGAGAAGAAGAGAGTAAGGGAAATGAACTTACTAGAGAAACTTATAATTTATTAAAAGAAAATAAAGATATTAATTTTGCTGGGAATATAGAAAGTACTAGAATAATGGATGGTGAAGTTGATGTTGTTGTAACAGATGGTTTCACTGGAAATATTTTATTAAAAACAACAGAGGGAATAGGGAAATTTATATTTCATATAGTTAAAGAATCTATTTTAGAAAGTTTAATTTCTAAAATAGGAGCATTATTAATAAAAGGTTCTATGAAAAAAGTTAAAAAGAAAATTGATGCTTCAGAGTATGGAGGAGCTATTTTCTTAGGCTTAAATGAGTTATCTATAAAAGCACATGGAAATTCTGATGATAGAGCAATAAAAAATGCTTTAAAAGTAGCTGGGAAATTTATAGAATCTAAATTTATTGAAGAATTAAGAAAAATAATGGAGGTATAA